The following are encoded in a window of Saccharothrix longispora genomic DNA:
- a CDS encoding S10 family peptidase, with translation MTDKTTDEQPEDAGKDSAQDLPTDDLVTTQHSITVKRRKLNYTTTTGRVVLRQEVLTEGTFDGHQPKAEVFVTAYTLDGADAARRPVTFAFNGGPGSSSVWLHLGLLGPRRVVSGDVDDLVPPPYDLVDNAETLLAHSDLVFIDPVSTGYSRAVKGEKPGQYHGFQGDLESVGEVIRLWTSRNGRWMSPKFLAGESYGTTRAAGLADYLQTRYGMYLNGLMLISSVLDFATLDFSEGNDLPHTLFLPTYAAIAHYHGLHGDRPLEDVLADAEDFASRDYPWALARGNRLTAEEREAAVTRLASLTGLSVDYVDRVDLRIEHVRFFTELLRDRRQVVGRLDSRFTGPEDDHGREHFSQDPSYSAILGPYTAALNHYVRAELGYENDLPYEILTGNVRPWSYKEFEGKHVTVADKLAAAMRANPHLKVHIAYGHLDGATPYYAAEHVVAHLRVPAALLANVEHAYYPAGHMMYVHEPSRVQQSKDLAAFVQSASTR, from the coding sequence ATGACGGACAAGACCACCGACGAGCAGCCCGAGGACGCCGGGAAGGACTCCGCGCAGGACCTCCCCACCGACGACCTGGTCACCACCCAGCACAGCATCACCGTCAAGCGGCGCAAGCTGAACTACACCACGACCACCGGTCGGGTGGTGCTGCGCCAGGAGGTGCTGACCGAGGGCACGTTCGACGGGCACCAGCCGAAGGCCGAGGTCTTCGTCACCGCGTACACCCTGGACGGCGCCGACGCCGCGCGGCGGCCGGTGACGTTCGCGTTCAACGGCGGCCCCGGGTCCTCCAGCGTGTGGCTCCACCTGGGCCTGCTCGGGCCCCGCCGGGTGGTCTCCGGTGACGTGGACGACCTGGTGCCCCCGCCGTACGACCTGGTCGACAACGCCGAGACGCTCCTCGCGCACAGCGACCTCGTGTTCATCGACCCGGTGTCCACCGGCTACTCGCGGGCCGTGAAGGGCGAGAAGCCGGGCCAGTACCACGGCTTCCAGGGCGACCTGGAGTCCGTCGGCGAGGTGATCCGGTTGTGGACGTCGCGCAACGGCCGGTGGATGTCGCCGAAGTTCCTCGCGGGCGAGTCGTACGGCACGACCCGCGCCGCCGGGCTCGCCGACTACCTCCAGACCCGCTACGGCATGTACCTCAACGGACTGATGCTCATCTCGTCCGTCCTGGACTTCGCCACGCTGGACTTCAGCGAGGGCAACGACCTGCCGCACACCCTGTTCCTGCCCACGTACGCGGCGATCGCGCACTACCACGGCCTGCACGGCGACCGCCCGCTGGAGGACGTGCTGGCCGACGCCGAGGACTTCGCCTCCCGCGACTACCCGTGGGCGCTGGCGCGCGGCAACCGGCTGACCGCCGAGGAGCGCGAGGCCGCCGTGACCAGGCTCGCGTCCCTCACCGGCCTGTCGGTCGACTACGTGGACCGCGTGGACCTGCGGATCGAGCACGTCCGGTTCTTCACCGAGCTGCTGCGCGACCGGCGCCAGGTCGTCGGCCGGCTGGACTCGCGCTTCACCGGTCCGGAGGACGACCACGGCCGCGAGCACTTCAGCCAGGACCCGTCGTACTCGGCGATCCTCGGGCCGTACACGGCGGCGCTGAACCACTACGTGCGCGCCGAGCTGGGCTACGAGAACGATCTGCCGTACGAGATCCTGACCGGCAACGTGCGGCCGTGGTCGTACAAGGAGTTCGAGGGCAAGCACGTCACGGTGGCCGACAAGCTGGCGGCGGCGATGCGCGCCAACCCGCACCTGAAGGTCCACATCGCCTACGGCCACCTCGACGGCGCGACCCCGTACTACGCGGCCGAGCACGTGGTGGCGCACCTCCGCGTCCCCGCCGCGCTGCTCGCCAACGTCGAGCACGCCTACTACCCCGCCGGGCACATGATGTACGTCCACGAGCCCAGCCGCGTGCAGCAGTCGAAGGACCTGGCCGCCTTCGTCCAGTCCGCCTCGACCCGCTGA
- a CDS encoding uracil-DNA glycosylase, whose product MLDLSALDERVTSCRACPRLVAWREEVARVKRAAFRDQVYWGRPVPGFGPADARLAVVGLAPAAHGANRTGRMFTGDRSGDFLYEAMHAVGLATQPTATHPGDGLELIGTRITAPVKCAPPENKPTPEERDNCRPWLVRELELLRPTLRAVLVLGGFGWQALLPVLASCWTVPRPRPVFGHGTHVVLEAHDGGEPLHLFGCFHVSQQNTFTGRLTQSMARDVLDRAKTAAGLG is encoded by the coding sequence GTGCTCGACCTTTCCGCCCTGGACGAACGCGTTACCAGTTGCCGCGCCTGTCCCCGCCTGGTGGCGTGGCGCGAGGAGGTCGCGCGGGTCAAGCGGGCCGCGTTCCGCGATCAGGTCTACTGGGGTCGGCCGGTGCCCGGGTTCGGGCCGGCGGACGCGCGGCTGGCGGTCGTGGGCCTCGCCCCGGCCGCGCACGGCGCCAACCGCACGGGCCGCATGTTCACCGGCGACCGCTCGGGTGACTTCCTGTACGAGGCGATGCACGCCGTGGGCCTGGCCACCCAGCCGACCGCCACGCACCCCGGTGACGGCCTGGAGCTGATCGGCACCCGCATCACCGCCCCGGTCAAGTGCGCCCCGCCGGAGAACAAGCCGACCCCGGAGGAGCGCGACAACTGCCGTCCGTGGCTGGTCCGGGAGCTGGAGCTGCTGCGGCCGACGCTGCGGGCGGTGCTCGTGCTCGGCGGGTTCGGCTGGCAGGCCCTGCTGCCGGTGCTGGCGTCGTGCTGGACGGTCCCCCGCCCGCGCCCGGTGTTCGGCCACGGCACGCACGTGGTGCTGGAGGCGCACGACGGGGGCGAGCCGCTGCACCTGTTCGGCTGCTTCCACGTCAGCCAGCAGAACACCTTCACGGGTCGCCTGACCCAGTCGATGGCGCGCGACGTCCTGGACCGCGCCAAGACCGCTGCCGGACTCGGGTGA
- a CDS encoding type II toxin-antitoxin system RelE/ParE family toxin, translating into MLRSFANRETERVWQRSRSRALDPNVQRVALRKLAILDAAENLEDLRVPPGNRLEKLQGDRAGQHSIRINQQWRICFRWTEAGPENVEIVDYH; encoded by the coding sequence GTGTTGCGATCGTTCGCGAACAGGGAGACTGAGCGGGTATGGCAACGGAGTCGTTCGCGAGCACTTGATCCGAACGTCCAACGGGTCGCGTTGCGCAAGCTCGCCATCCTGGATGCCGCGGAGAACCTGGAAGACCTGCGGGTGCCGCCCGGCAACCGCTTGGAGAAGCTCCAGGGCGACCGTGCGGGGCAGCACAGCATCCGGATCAACCAGCAATGGCGCATCTGCTTCCGCTGGACGGAGGCCGGGCCGGAGAACGTCGAGATCGTGGACTACCACTGA
- a CDS encoding HigA family addiction module antitoxin: MTDEIMPPVHPGEILDEEYLGPLGVTQHRLAVAIGVPPRRINEIVHGKRGITADTALRLARFFGTSERFWLNLQSRYELEREKDRLAQELARIRPLASA, from the coding sequence ATGACCGACGAGATCATGCCTCCCGTTCACCCCGGCGAGATCCTCGACGAGGAGTACCTCGGACCGCTCGGGGTGACCCAGCACCGCCTCGCGGTCGCCATCGGAGTCCCACCGCGCCGCATCAACGAGATCGTGCACGGCAAGCGCGGGATCACGGCGGACACCGCGCTGCGGCTGGCCCGGTTCTTCGGGACGTCCGAGCGGTTCTGGCTCAACCTGCAATCCCGTTACGAACTCGAACGGGAGAAGGACCGCCTGGCACAGGAGTTGGCTCGAATCCGACCGTTGGCGAGCGCGTGA
- a CDS encoding DUF4129 domain-containing protein: MKPRLAIVLLTGAALVLVALAARGSSPVRYADLPGGAGDTPPPPAPTTDELDTGTAGSVVGGSFAALLIVLVAVTLIVVVGLLLSLGLHRRRRRAGRGGVVDAPVLDPGHAEASAILLRRATEALADLRDNRGGPPGDAVVAAWLALERAAEDSGVPRKGHQTPTEFTGELLTRHRVDEDAAGTLRRVYQRARFGTAEVTEEDARTAASALERVVRDLG; this comes from the coding sequence ATGAAGCCCCGGCTCGCGATCGTGCTCCTCACCGGGGCCGCGCTCGTCCTGGTGGCGTTGGCCGCGCGCGGCTCGTCGCCGGTCCGGTACGCGGACCTGCCCGGCGGCGCGGGCGACACCCCGCCGCCGCCCGCGCCCACCACCGACGAGCTGGACACCGGCACGGCCGGCTCGGTGGTCGGCGGGTCGTTCGCCGCGCTGCTGATCGTGCTGGTCGCGGTGACGCTGATCGTCGTGGTGGGGCTGCTGCTCTCGCTCGGCCTGCACCGCCGCCGCCGTCGCGCGGGACGTGGCGGGGTGGTCGACGCGCCGGTGCTCGACCCCGGGCACGCGGAGGCGTCCGCGATCCTGCTGCGCCGCGCCACCGAGGCGCTGGCCGACCTGCGGGACAACCGGGGCGGACCGCCGGGGGACGCGGTGGTCGCCGCCTGGCTCGCGCTGGAACGCGCCGCCGAGGACAGCGGGGTCCCCCGGAAGGGGCACCAGACGCCCACCGAGTTCACCGGGGAGCTGCTCACCCGCCACCGGGTCGACGAGGACGCGGCGGGCACGCTGCGCCGCGTCTACCAGCGCGCCCGGTTCGGCACCGCCGAGGTGACCGAGGAGGACGCCCGCACGGCCGCCTCGGCCCTGGAGCGCGTCGTGCGGGACCTCGGGTGA
- a CDS encoding AAA family ATPase has product MEPGAIATEAKAVLAAVGTVVVGRERSLRLALAAILAGGHVLLEDVPGLGKTLMARSLAQALKLEFTRLQCTPDLLPADVTGSFLYDPADRGFTFREGPLFTGLLLADEINRTPPKTQSALLEAMQERQVTVEGRTFPLPRPFHVLATANPVEYEGTYPLPEAQLDRFLLRLDIGYPPPEEEVEVLRRRLARQREETEVEPVLDTERLRLLQQGVERVAVDDDVLRYCVDLASATRGHGAVEVGASPRGAQALVLVARALAVLDGRDYVLPEDVKECAVPALAHRLTLRPETWTSGTTGVEVVTELLGRVPGPASSR; this is encoded by the coding sequence ATCGAGCCCGGTGCCATCGCGACCGAGGCGAAGGCCGTGCTGGCCGCCGTCGGCACCGTCGTCGTGGGCCGGGAGCGGTCGCTGCGGCTCGCGCTCGCGGCGATCCTCGCCGGCGGCCACGTGCTGCTGGAGGACGTGCCCGGCCTGGGCAAGACGCTGATGGCGCGCAGCCTCGCGCAGGCGCTGAAGCTGGAGTTCACCCGCCTCCAGTGCACGCCCGACCTGCTGCCCGCGGACGTCACCGGCTCGTTCCTCTACGACCCGGCCGACCGCGGGTTCACCTTCCGCGAGGGCCCGCTGTTCACCGGCCTGCTGCTGGCCGACGAGATCAACCGCACCCCGCCCAAGACGCAGTCCGCGCTGCTGGAGGCCATGCAGGAGCGGCAGGTCACGGTCGAGGGCCGCACGTTCCCGCTGCCGCGCCCCTTCCACGTGCTGGCCACCGCGAACCCGGTCGAGTACGAGGGCACCTACCCGCTGCCGGAGGCCCAGCTCGACCGGTTCCTGCTGCGCCTGGACATCGGCTACCCGCCGCCCGAGGAGGAGGTCGAGGTGCTGCGCCGCAGGCTGGCCCGGCAGCGCGAGGAGACCGAGGTGGAACCGGTGCTCGACACGGAGCGGCTGCGCCTGCTCCAGCAGGGCGTCGAACGGGTCGCCGTGGACGACGACGTGCTGCGCTACTGCGTCGACCTGGCTTCGGCGACCCGGGGGCACGGCGCCGTCGAGGTCGGGGCGTCACCGCGCGGCGCGCAGGCGCTGGTGCTCGTCGCCCGCGCCCTGGCCGTGCTCGACGGCCGCGACTACGTGCTGCCCGAGGACGTGAAGGAGTGCGCGGTGCCCGCGCTGGCGCACCGCCTGACGCTGCGCCCGGAGACGTGGACGTCCGGCACCACGGGCGTGGAGGTGGTCACCGAGCTGCTGGGGCGGGTGCCCGGCCCGGCGAGCAGCAGGTGA
- a CDS encoding DUF58 domain-containing protein — MNRPQRLREAFTGGRGAHWHATDALVRGLALGVGLVVVGGLLHRVELVLIGAPLLVSTLLALTAPVGGTPGVEVRGLSRTGEVGAATSAVVVDPGRGAELLAIRLPAAGEGIGPVHLLAAGPREIEVVLRRGAWGEGVDLRPDHLVAGPDALLVHGPVTAPERGRVILPPVEALPAGLLPARAVGLVGAHRSRRPGDSVELRDIRLFQPGDRLRRVDWRVSLRSGAMAGSPAGANLHVREHHAEADADVVLALDTRLDVGAELGEWSAAVRDATVRRGGSLDLAVRAAASLAAGYLRQGDRVGLADLGRPQLGVRPGAGRRQLLRLRNQLVVCARSAGWAQRLVLRPEQVPHGALVVVLSTFLDADAVELAVHAARRGNVVLAVDVLPSPLRADRDSPWGGAAAAVVGLEHEVRLEAMRRHGVAVVAWGAPIADVLRQARGARRVAR, encoded by the coding sequence GTGAACCGGCCCCAGCGGCTCCGGGAGGCGTTCACCGGCGGCCGGGGCGCGCACTGGCACGCCACCGACGCCCTGGTGCGGGGCCTCGCGCTGGGGGTCGGCCTGGTCGTCGTCGGCGGGCTGCTGCACCGGGTCGAGCTGGTGCTGATCGGCGCGCCGCTGCTGGTGTCGACGCTGCTCGCGCTGACCGCGCCGGTCGGCGGCACGCCCGGGGTCGAGGTCCGCGGCCTGTCCCGCACGGGCGAGGTCGGCGCGGCGACGTCCGCCGTCGTGGTCGACCCCGGCCGGGGCGCCGAGCTGCTGGCGATCCGGCTGCCCGCCGCGGGCGAGGGCATCGGCCCGGTGCACCTGCTGGCCGCCGGGCCGCGCGAGATCGAGGTCGTGCTGCGGCGCGGCGCGTGGGGCGAGGGCGTCGACCTGCGGCCCGACCACCTGGTCGCGGGACCGGACGCGCTGCTCGTGCACGGTCCCGTCACGGCGCCCGAGCGCGGCCGGGTGATCCTGCCGCCGGTGGAGGCGCTGCCCGCCGGCCTGCTGCCCGCGCGGGCGGTGGGCCTGGTCGGCGCGCACCGGTCGCGGAGACCGGGCGACTCGGTGGAGCTGCGCGACATCCGGCTGTTCCAGCCGGGCGACCGGCTGCGGCGCGTCGACTGGCGGGTGTCGCTGCGCAGCGGCGCGATGGCCGGGTCGCCCGCGGGGGCGAACCTGCACGTCCGCGAGCACCACGCGGAGGCCGACGCGGACGTCGTGCTCGCCCTGGACACCCGCCTGGACGTGGGCGCGGAGCTGGGCGAGTGGTCGGCGGCGGTGCGCGACGCCACGGTGCGGCGCGGCGGCAGCCTCGACCTCGCGGTGCGCGCGGCGGCGTCGCTGGCCGCCGGCTACCTGCGGCAGGGCGACCGGGTGGGCCTGGCCGACCTGGGCCGGCCGCAGCTCGGCGTGCGGCCCGGCGCGGGGCGGCGGCAGCTGCTGCGGCTGCGCAACCAGCTCGTGGTGTGCGCGCGGTCCGCCGGGTGGGCGCAGCGGCTCGTGCTGCGGCCCGAGCAGGTGCCGCACGGCGCGCTGGTGGTGGTGCTGTCGACGTTCCTGGACGCGGACGCGGTGGAGCTGGCCGTGCACGCCGCCCGGCGCGGCAACGTCGTGCTGGCGGTGGACGTGCTGCCCTCGCCGCTGCGCGCCGACCGGGACTCGCCGTGGGGCGGGGCCGCGGCGGCGGTCGTCGGGTTGGAGCACGAGGTGCGGCTGGAGGCGATGCGGCGGCACGGCGTGGCCGTCGTCGCGTGGGGCGCGCCGATCGCGGACGTGCTGCGGCAGGCGCGCGGTGCGCGGAGGGTGGCGCGGTGA
- a CDS encoding NAD(P)/FAD-dependent oxidoreductase produces the protein MAAVKSQPTRIVIVGGGYVGMYTALGLQRKLRSGEASVTVIDPQPHMTYQPFLPEAAAGSIEPRHVVVPLRKVLNRCHVVTGRATKIEHSRKTVTVSLADGHVEEFEYDVLVSALGAISRTLPIPGLPEVGIGMKTIGEAIYLRNHVLSRLDQAASTNDPELRKRLLSFVVIGGGFAGIETLAELEDMARYALRYYEGLKHSDMHWVLVEATNRIMPEVSARLGVYTVEQLEKRGITCYLDTRVKSMEGGRVVLDDGTEFDSDTIIWTAGMKANPMLRDTDLPLDPRGRVQCTAAMQVVGLPGVWAAGDCSAVPDLSRTEEDPTATCVPNAQHAIRQSKLLAKNIVASLRGGKPKDYHHKYVGSVAGLGLYKGVADVYGIRLKGVVAWFMHRTYHVMFMPTVNRKFRVFVDWTQALFSGREVVALGQIHEPKAEFDRATKS, from the coding sequence ATGGCTGCTGTGAAGTCGCAACCCACACGGATCGTGATCGTCGGCGGTGGGTACGTCGGCATGTACACCGCGCTGGGTCTGCAGAGGAAGCTGCGCTCCGGCGAGGCGTCCGTGACGGTGATCGACCCCCAGCCGCACATGACCTACCAGCCGTTCCTCCCCGAGGCGGCGGCCGGCTCCATCGAGCCGCGCCACGTCGTGGTGCCGCTGCGCAAGGTGCTCAACCGCTGCCACGTCGTCACCGGCCGCGCGACGAAGATCGAGCACTCGCGCAAGACCGTCACCGTCTCGCTCGCCGACGGCCACGTCGAGGAGTTCGAGTACGACGTGCTGGTCTCGGCGCTGGGCGCCATCTCGCGCACCCTGCCGATCCCCGGCCTGCCCGAGGTCGGCATCGGCATGAAGACCATCGGTGAGGCCATCTACCTGCGCAACCACGTGCTGTCGCGGCTGGACCAGGCGGCCAGCACGAACGACCCGGAGCTGCGCAAGCGCCTGCTGAGCTTCGTGGTCATCGGCGGCGGCTTCGCGGGCATCGAGACGCTGGCGGAGCTGGAGGACATGGCCCGCTACGCGCTGCGCTACTACGAGGGCCTCAAGCACTCGGACATGCACTGGGTGCTGGTCGAGGCGACCAACCGGATCATGCCCGAGGTGAGCGCCCGGCTCGGCGTCTACACGGTCGAGCAGCTGGAGAAGCGCGGCATCACCTGCTACCTCGACACCCGGGTGAAGTCGATGGAGGGCGGCCGCGTCGTCCTCGACGACGGCACGGAGTTCGACTCGGACACCATCATCTGGACGGCCGGCATGAAGGCCAACCCGATGCTGCGCGACACCGACCTGCCGCTGGACCCGCGCGGTCGCGTGCAGTGCACCGCCGCGATGCAGGTCGTGGGCCTGCCGGGCGTGTGGGCCGCCGGCGACTGCTCGGCCGTGCCGGACCTGTCGCGCACCGAGGAGGACCCGACGGCGACCTGCGTGCCCAACGCGCAGCACGCCATCCGCCAGTCGAAGCTGCTCGCGAAGAACATCGTGGCGAGCCTGCGCGGCGGCAAGCCGAAGGACTACCACCACAAGTACGTGGGCTCGGTGGCCGGGCTCGGCCTCTACAAGGGCGTCGCGGACGTGTACGGCATCCGCCTCAAGGGCGTCGTCGCGTGGTTCATGCACCGCACCTACCACGTGATGTTCATGCCCACGGTGAACCGGAAGTTCCGGGTGTTCGTGGACTGGACGCAGGCGCTGTTCTCGGGGCGCGAGGTCGTCGCGCTCGGTCAGATCCACGAGCCGAAGGCCGAGTTCGACCGCGCGACCAAGAGCTGA